The following coding sequences lie in one [Limnothrix rosea] IAM M-220 genomic window:
- a CDS encoding putative toxin-antitoxin system toxin component, PIN family produces MSKPRVILDTNTLVSAVLIRGSVPDQVLKAARRKSILLFSETTFSELSAVLQRPKFDRYVPKEERLKLLVILQQKSVKVQVKAQIQDCRDPKDNKFLELAVDGQADYLITGDQDLLVLHPFRKIKIITPAQFLDENLN; encoded by the coding sequence ATGTCTAAACCGCGGGTCATCCTCGATACGAATACCCTCGTGAGTGCTGTCTTAATACGCGGCTCAGTCCCAGATCAAGTCCTGAAAGCAGCGAGAAGAAAATCAATCTTGTTATTTTCGGAAACAACTTTTAGTGAATTGAGCGCCGTTTTGCAACGTCCAAAATTTGACCGATATGTCCCCAAAGAAGAACGATTAAAGCTTTTGGTAATTTTGCAACAAAAATCCGTCAAGGTTCAAGTCAAGGCACAAATTCAGGATTGTCGAGATCCGAAAGACAACAAATTTTTAGAACTAGCAGTCGATGGTCAAGCAGATTACTTAATTACTGGTGATCAAGATTTACTGGTTTTACACCCCTTTCGTAAAATCAAAATCATTACCCCAGCTCAATTTCTTGATGAGAACCTGAATTGA